A genomic stretch from Acropora palmata chromosome 13, jaAcrPala1.3, whole genome shotgun sequence includes:
- the LOC141863650 gene encoding uncharacterized protein LOC141863650 — MRQQTIRHYPNDTVQPLSPYSDSASSDVSHRQASPVLTPYSDATSSSSETDGVPNNHPSIQLNQFRRDIPPPFSILDSSKCIIRRAETCKSNANEQLPLAKFPSWRKYSIQCKEYDYFCLYFKMMLNIWDQGYEVNTMSFSLRSLARAGYSSIETQISTEAPTWVG, encoded by the exons ATGAGGCAACAGACAATTCGTCATTACCCG AACGACACAGTACAACCATTGTCACCTTACTCTGACAGTGCAAGTTCTGATGTCAGCCACAGGCAAGCCAGTCCAGTGTTGACTCCTTACTCCGACGCCACAAGTTCCAGTAGCGAAACCGATGGAGTGCCGAACAATCACCCGTCAATCCAGTTAAACCAGTTTAGACGAGATATACCACCCCCATTTTCCATACTGGATTCCAGTAAGTGCATCATCAGACGAGCTGAAACCTGCAAGAGTAACGCGAACGAACAGCTACCTCTTGCAAAATTTCCATCCTGGCGTAAATATTCAATACAATGTAAAGAATATGATTATTTCTGTctgtattttaaaatgatgttGAACATCTGGGATCAGGGTTACGAAGTCAACACGATGTCATTTTCTTTGAGAAGTTTAGCGAGGGCGGGATACTCTTCAATAGAGACACAGATATCAACGGAGGCTCCGACATGGGTGGGGTGA